In Vibrio lentus, a single genomic region encodes these proteins:
- a CDS encoding IS3 family transposase (programmed frameshift), whose protein sequence is MTIKKKRIIHSPEFKAETLKLAEKVGVAAAARQLSLHESQIYGWRKATKKNSSISQREQELAVEVAKLKRQLAEQAEELEIGKKGRHLLREKSKVNCYEFMLEHLLSFSISRMAKVFRVSRSGFYYWVENRHKAIQRETERQKLDTKVKEAFDVSKERDGSRRIQKELAESGDNHNVKTIAASMKRQDLVAKAARKFKCTTDSKHKMPVAPNLLAQDFNATAPNQKWAGDITYVATSEGWLYLAVIIDLYSRQVIGWSMDTRMTASLVCDALSMALFRRGFPEQVITHSDRGSQYCSKDYRDLISTYNLKQSMSRKGNCWDNACVESFFHSMKVEAIQYEPIMTREQMRQTIFEYIEVDYNRTRRHSALGYLSPMNFEKQNVA, encoded by the exons ATGACAATTAAGAAGAAACGTATTATCCATTCTCCTGAATTTAAAGCAGAAACCCTGAAGCTGGCAGAGAAAGTGGGAGTCGCTGCAGCCGCAAGACAGCTCTCGTTACATGAATCTCAGATCTACGGTTGGCGAAAAGCCACAAAGAAGAATTCGAGTATTAGCCAACGAGAACAAGAATTGGCCGTTGAAGTCGCTAAGCTAAAGAGGCAGTTGGCAGAGCAAGCAGAAGAGCTAGAAATCG GTAAAAAAGGCCGCCACCTACTTCGCGAAAAATCTAAAGTAAATTGCTATGAATTTATGCTCGAACACCTGCTGAGTTTCAGTATTTCCCGTATGGCTAAGGTGTTCAGAGTTTCTCGAAGTGGGTTTTATTATTGGGTTGAGAATCGCCACAAGGCGATTCAACGTGAGACAGAGCGCCAAAAGCTTGATACCAAAGTAAAAGAAGCTTTTGACGTTAGCAAAGAGCGAGATGGCTCAAGACGTATTCAGAAAGAGCTGGCAGAGAGCGGTGATAACCATAATGTTAAGACCATTGCCGCCAGTATGAAACGTCAGGATTTAGTAGCGAAAGCAGCACGCAAGTTTAAGTGTACAACAGACAGTAAGCATAAAATGCCCGTTGCTCCGAACTTGCTCGCTCAAGATTTTAACGCAACGGCTCCGAATCAAAAATGGGCAGGAGACATCACCTATGTTGCCACAAGCGAAGGCTGGCTGTACTTAGCTGTCATTATTGACCTTTATTCAAGGCAAGTTATTGGTTGGTCTATGGATACGAGAATGACGGCCTCACTGGTCTGTGATGCCTTATCAATGGCTTTATTCCGTCGAGGGTTTCCTGAGCAGGTTATAACTCATAGCGATCGAGGTAGTCAGTACTGTTCGAAAGACTATCGAGACCTCATAAGTACTTATAATTTAAAACAAAGTATGAGTAGAAAAGGGAACTGTTGGGACAACGCATGTGTTGAGAGCTTCTTCCACTCAATGAAAGTTGAAGCAATCCAATATGAGCCGATCATGACGAGAGAGCAGATGCGCCAAACGATCTTCGAGTACATAGAAGTTGATTATAATCGAACGAGAAGGCACAGTGCACTTGGGTATCTAAGCCCAATGAACTTTGAAAAGCAAAATGTCGCTTAG